Genomic DNA from Schistocerca gregaria isolate iqSchGreg1 chromosome 4, iqSchGreg1.2, whole genome shotgun sequence:
ctacgtttacagaacttaaggcttcagtagttgaaaggttcaataggacttcaagggaaagaatgtggaaacaatttgctcttcagggcaatcaaaagtgggttgacttactacctaaactggtatatgactacaacaacagaaaacataggacaatagggatgaaacctatagaggtagatgaaaagaatgcaaaaacgtTGGTGCAAACACTTGATCTCAAagcagatgcacccaagttcaagatagctGATAAAGTTAGGATCAGTAAATTgaaaggcttgttcgagaaaggctatactgctaattggtcgacagaaatatttgaagcgaCTCAGAtgaataacacaagtccgactacatacaagttaaaagatacaagtgaaggaGAAATCAGAGGAAGCTTCTACGAActggagttacaaaagacaaagtatccagatgtgtatcttgtagaaaaagttttaagaaaaaagggtgacaaagtatttgttaagtggctaggttttgatagctcacacaatagttgggtaaacagaaataatgaggtattttaatggttaaaaaacaattaaaatctgataaaagttataattttattacggtacctaccctcatacagctttcgagtcatgtcaacagttatgaatccaaagtcctcgttccacaccttactgcaaatcTCTCTAaattcattccatttaaagtctccacctacaaattcgtcgtagatgtgcttcaaattaatgtcatcttgtctaaatatgttcaaaaagttaaggttgtctctcaccaactgcttgggtattttagaataggtttgcgctaagtagaaacagtcaatgttcttacatcttcctctggtaaagtattctcttacattatcttgattttctgatataaagtcgtcaaacaccacaagagagcggtcttcacactcatctaatggtataacgtcatcacagttactaacaaaggtTGCTACCTTCTCGTTGTGTTCCTTTCCAATTCTTtcgcatttttccataagatgtttgtacttaaactgttctaagcttttcgagtaaaTGTAAAAGTGCTTAATATTGTTCCAGTTAAGCCAGCCTGGGCACAACAGATAGTTATCAACCATTAATGTTGTTTTACCACACCCACTAGGCCCCACGatagcgcaacgaattgaactaggtaataactttccATGTCTATTTGCAGTTCGTTTTTCTCGTATTCTGatttttggatcccaatcagttgtATGTTTTGgcattttacttctttatttattacttattattaatatctttaatagataacaaatgaatagaatttttgaaatcagtggtacatcctcaaacttaaaaaagaggctaaatttaccaataagaaacatgtatacaaaggttggtttggtcggatttcattcaacattcttaactccaaatgtcacaaaggataataacagattacaatatgagaaagatggtgtggttcacACTTTAAATATTCCTCCAGGACAGTACAGTCTAGAgagtttagagaggtgtattcagatccaggaacctttcaatgctagtaatataaagattaaggctaacgaaatcctaaacaGAGTTGAGATacaaagcttagactttaagctgtattttaagaaGGAAAGTAGTATTGGGAAGGTGCTAGGTTTTAGAGATGTAATTCTTGACCCTGCGAAAAATGTAGTTGCAAATGACCTAccaaaaataatcccttttgaaaaaattaaagtgcattttaacttagctgatggtatgtttgtaaaggattctgaacactttcatcgagaaacaaacattattgcttcttttaaacccaaattggagggttgtggtcacttacagtttggtagtcctataatacacgaaccgagttatccattattttttcctgtacacgataaagttcaaaatttaGAAGTCAGTGTAACGGACGAGAACGACTGTGTTATAGATTTTGGTGGAGTGACAGTGACTgttcttttagaaatgctttaaaattaaaatattgcagcaaataaaatgaataagatacaaagctatcagtggcagtctttcccagtaaatgagaagactagaaaTAATttgaacctaccgaacaaagatttGGAAATAGACATCAAACTTGGTGATGATTGGTTTGACAACAACGCATACTTGTATATGACATATAACGTTACTCATGCAAATGGCTCAGACTATACTTCTTACGAAggcaaatcgaatgttaaactagtAGACAACTTTCcggcacagttatggagtgcagtaattgttaagaaaagacgtcacataatctacaggttagagcatccgaGCATTTCTtcaacggttttataccaccttacctcATCTCTCGACGATGaaattagattcgagggtaatttcattgacaatggtaagttacgaagaaaggaaaacgaggtgttgtatccgttaaaaatgttgggtggattttttaaggattgcaaagaaatcatgtgggaaggtgacttaacagtaacatttgtgggaagcgcaaatgctggcgatgccttgtttagatggttttcaaaaaataatagtggtgcagatattgaatgCTCTCGACCTGAATtaggtaaagtaaccattacaaatatggagatttGAGTAcgcattgttaagtatgagcctaattatgaactcgagctaagagaaaagatgctaaaggaccctaagtttccgatttcattttttgatcttcagacgcaagaaatagcaggaattaatggtaagagaaactttgagctagatataacgaattactataattctatggagtttgacatgtcttactttgtgtttgtggtgtttcagaccaacaggaaaggaaaccaagatgcggactcatcagtgtatgatcacgtgcatgtccaaaacatttatctaaagaatggcagaaatgagatatttcctgaggaactgtggaacatagatcctccagacacttgtttgaaggcatacaatgcatttgcagacttaaagagaataactgaattgaaagatgaccataaaactagtgcatacaatttcattaattcgtaccctgtttatgtaataaatatgagcaggcgtaagaatgttgtcactgcacaaaaaacagcaatgaaattatCAGCGACTTTCAATTCATCatttcctgacaacactttagcatacataattatgtatggtaaaagaaacttgacttatgatcttaagcatggactaattactgaaaacttttgatggagaagtatggttggttttaatcttaaataagatttaaaaataaaatgcgtttaaggtaagatttaaggttaagcacgattatccaacagataagtaaaataattttttaaggttaaatggaaccttaaaagataaataaaattatggttgaatttaaccttagaagaggggggtgttcccaagtgacccacatactactgagTGCGTTTCACACGTACAGAGGatagacaaaaatatagaaacacatgGAGAATTGCACGCTTCAACATAATTGTAGATGGCAGTGAAACCTGCAGGTGTTCCTGTAATAGTGAATAACAAACGACACCTATGTAATGTTCTCAATACATTGCAACTGTTGATCGTAATTACAAGAGGGTTCCGTCAAGTTATCAGCTCATTTTATTGCAAAATAAGTGATTTCGACCGTGGAGAAATTCTTGCTCTTCATACGGTGGGTGCTTCCATAGCTAAGCGAGCCAAAGTGTTAGGTACCGGATACTGAGAATTCGGAAAAACATCGACCGCTAAGTCATAACGCCGACGAAGGTTTGTTTTGAGTCAACGGGCGGTGCGGCCATTCGTAAACATTGTGAcgatatgcacacatcaaaaaaagttttgcatgactcggttccgagagtttcggagctTGTACAGAAAACTgcaagagagatcaacataaatataatttccgccctttttattactcatggaaaacattgcttgttgtaccaccgtacagcgagaccttcagaggtggtggtccagattgctgtacaaaccggtacctctaatacccagtaggacgtcctTGTGCATTGATGTATGTATtcttcatggcatactatccacatgttcattaagccattgttggtccagatcgtcACACTCCTGAACTACGATTCGGCGTAGAACTGTCAGTGTggatgatgggtcacgtcgtccataaacagccctcttcaatcaatcccaggcaatttcaatagggttcatgtcaggagaacatgctggccactccagccgagcgatgttgttatctggaaggaggtcattcacaagatttgcacgaggGGGGCGCGAACTGTTGTCCAGTAAggggaatgcctcgccaatatgctgccgatatggttgcactaacggtcggaggatggcactcatgtatcgtacagccgttacggcaccttccatgacaacTAGcaccgtacgtcggccccacatgatgccatcccaaaacatcagggaacatctactttgttgcactcgctggacagtgctggGTTGCCTCAAAACTCGTCTCTGacatttgtctggttgaaggcatatgctaccctcatcggtgaagagaacgtgatgctaatcctgagcggtcctttcggcatgttattgggtcgctctgtactgcgctgcatagtGTTGTgcttgcaaagatagacctcgcaatGGTCCTctggagcgaagttgcgcatcatgcagcctattgcgtacagctttagtcgtaacacgacgacctgtgtctgcacgaaaagcgtaattcaacatgatggcgttgctatcagggtgcctccgagccataatccgtaggtagcggtcatccattgcagtagcaccccttgggcggcctgagagaggcatgtcatcgacatttcatgTCTCTGTGTATTTCTTCCATGTCTCGAGAACACCGCTTTGGTtggctccgagacgcctggacacttccctcgttgagagaccttcctggtacaaagtaacattgcggacacGATCTAACattggtattgatcgtctaggcgtggttgaactgatcggctgttgttcgtacatggatgtttacatctttgaacagacaaagggactgtgtctctgatacaatatccagagtgaacgcctatcttgaggagttctgggagcctGGGTGACGCAaagcttttctttgtgtgtgtacaTATGAGAACGGCAACAACAACGGCAAAAGCCACTGCCTTACTGAATGTCGCATTCGCATACCGTGTATCATCAAAACATGGCGAAGTGAGGTTTACAGACTGGAAACTGGAGGACGAACTGGAATTCGGGTACCAGTTATCAGAAATGCAAATGTCAGCAACACGTAAACACTGTGACAAATTCATAAATTCCGGAATACGGAGGAATGGTGGATGTTTTGTTTCATTCTATTTCCATTTTGCGATCGAGCTTGCGACCCTAGAATGAAAGATGGGGAGGGATCGTTGATGCTTTTGGCAGCCATGTCGTCGTATTCCTTGGCCCACTGTTACTCTGAAAGGTAGCATTACTACGAAGGATCTTGTGACCATTTTGGCGGCACATTGTCCGTTCCCTTGTGGTAATGCTATGTTCAGGATAACAGGGCCCTTGTTGACACCGCTCACACTGTTCATAGACGGCAAGGCCCCTGTTGGCACTGTTCAGGATCGGTTTTttgagcatgaggatgaattgtAGCACATCCTCTGTCCACTACGGACGAGAAGTCACGATATCTCAGTATTACTGGGCTATTGTGTTTTACTGTGAAGAGAAGGGTGCGTTATCGCTGTCCTCCTCCAACATCGTTACCCTTTAGCCGAACTCCGATGTTGTTGGAAGACTTGTGTAAGATTCGCTTTGAAACCACACAGCACCTGTGTTTGTCCATCCCGAGACGGCTGAACGCTGTGTTGATTGCCATCGTTTCTCCGATATCGTATAGGCGTGGCAATGTGTCGTGTTTTTTGATCCTCTACATTTTTTTACCACCCCTGTATTAAAGATTACTAATGTTTGTGACTTGGTAGTGTACTGTCCCTTATCCACCACAACTTCCTGTGATATTTAACACCTTCGGATAATATATCGTTAGTTAATTGAGTCTTCGTCGGCATGCCACATCTGATGAAGAATATGACAAGGAAGGACAATTATTCTCTGTACTCATTACCAAATGCTGACCAATACTCAACTTTAAACTTTTTCGGGGTTGggaggccacccctcattacagatgtcggacgtaatAGGCTGGGctgattggtaaaacaggacaggcggcaaacgTCAGTGGACGtaggcgcagtgacagagcgttgtatCGTATGCTATATCCAGCAACCTTCTTTACGAtgtcgatgggggggggggggggggggaggggggcgataaGCCTTCGGTTTCCAGGGGTACAGCTTTCTGACACCggtactgcaggacagagacaagctggcggcggttctGCTATGCTCTATGCAACATTTACGCTGGAATTTATAGGGCCACTGGAGCTTGTACAAGGCACCATATGGTCAACATGttacgtacactggttgcagaccgcaTCACCccatcatgacgatcatgttttcaaATGAGGGTGGCacttttcagcaatataatgctcaatgttacaaggccagaaataCGATAGTGTGGTTCGAAGAACAGAGTGGTGCATTCCAAGTGATGCGctgtcctccccccctccccccctccccccctcccccctcccccctcccaatcgTCAGATCTCAACTCTATCGAAAACATCCGGATGTGATTGAAAGTCGCGTCAGAGATCATCGCCCTCCTTCGCGGAACTTCCGGGAACTATGTTGTGAAGATGTGATGCCAATTCCTTCCAGCGACCTACGaagccctcattgcttccatgccgcaACCCATTACCGCTGTTGtccgtgccaaaggtagacatacaGTCTATTAGATTAGTGGTTATAATGTTATGGTTGACCAGTGTATGTTCGTATCCATACACATTTAATGTTCGGATCCCACACTAAACACTAAACACATCGCTATGCTATAATgcaacctcctccgtacttcactgttgggttTACAAATGACGGCAAGTAACCTTTTCGTAGCATTCGCAACACCAAAATTGTTCAGTCAGCTTACTACAGCTACAGCGTTATTCATCATTCGTCTGCACTCATCTGCTATCGAATGGTGGTGCTCTTTACACAACCTGAAGCCTCGTTTAGTATTGACTACAAAAAAAGTGTGGTTTAAGAGGAGCCACTCGCCCATAGCTCCCCATTGTTTGGAACTCTGTACTGTCAGCCATTGTGCTGATGGACTGCTGTGATTCCATTTCCCGACTTCACGCGATTTTTTACAACCGCCATGGGCTATGGTCAGTGATCCCTGTTTGTCACCGCAAGAGGTATGCATAGTCTTGGATCAGCTATTGTTCGTCCATCGAGTATCCTTTTCACAGTCACTTCAGCAGCAATCGAGTCGATAAGGGCACCTGTAGAAAGGTTGAAGCGTCCCTGATGCATCTGATACTCACATGACGTCCATTGTcagaccacgttcgaagccactgAATACTCCTGCAGCAGTTCTTGCCTGCTGACAACACTATAGTCTTTGCCCCCTTTTATGCTGGTGGCTGATCCTATGGTGGCAAATGCTGATTAATATCGCGTTAGAGGTGTATGTCCAactactttcgatcagatagtgtacagtGCCATACGAGATGTCTgagaaaagtaataagactgacatcttggatattcgggaatccagccggatgttcgcgtcgttctcgcacgatatttcaacagcgtgcctcgctgtcttcttcaggtgctacctgagactggtccttgggtctcgcgtggatctgcacggagataacttttcctcagatgtgtgatggagttcgcagcagttagtgctttgcctcccatgcatgccgatgtaatgcgtcgtcacatgtagaatgtcttcttgggtgtctcctcagcacagttctgcagtgctagctatgcagcgagcaggtgtggccagcgggtgttgacgctgcgcggcagtttgcggcccagcgtccggatttgggtgttgtgtgaccggccagcacgttcataaaaggtgcgggtggccgcctggaagaggtcacggagcagaggtacttccgcgatgtcgtaaagatgagcggtggggaaatcttaaggcaggtgcaaggccagccgaaggatgcgattctgcagtgtctccagcttcttcaggttcgtgtcggcggcgttcccccagacgacggcggcgtattggattacagggcggagcagcgccttgtagagagtgatgcccagacgcggtggtagtcgggaaccggggttcagcaccgggtacaggacgcgtagccggttccgcactttggcattcacttcgcggatgtgcggaaaccacgtgagccggcggtcgatggtgacgcccaggtaatgcgccgtgggacgccacgggacagggctgccaccgacggtgagcggttgcagacccgcaggaacgagtcgccaggtgacgatcaggaactgtgtcttggccccattgaattttagacgccacttgacggcccaggctgccagggtgtcaactgcgagctgcagacggcggcgcatgacggcggcattgaggctcctcgtatatagagccgtgtcatccgcgtacagggcgagccgcacacggtcgatcttcggcgcatcagaagtgtacagcgaatacaggagtggtcctaagaccgaaccctgtggcacaccggcgttgatgcggcggacggaggacaagctatgcgcggcccgcacatggaaggtcctatcggcaagataggaatggatgagacggacgtgcgacgtcgggaccccaagttcaaaaagtttgaacaagaggccgcggtgccacacactgttgaAAGCACGCGATACGTCCagaaacaccgcgccgaagaactcgcgctgctcgagggcgacgaacgcatcttccactagccgtaggagttggtgaactgccgagtggcccctgagaaagccgaactgctcttcgggcaggaggccttcctcgtcaacatggcgctgcagccgcctgatgtacaccctttcaaagaccttggagacggccggcagtaaactaataggtctggagttcgcgggctgacgcagatctttccccatcttcggaatcgccaccaTCTCTACACGCTTCCAGGACTGCGGAAatctgcaggaccggaggattacattaaagacggcggcgagatgagtgacagccaccggcggcaacttctggagtagggcgttggaaacctcgtctgggcccgcagctttcctggggctcagggcacgcaggatggacgacacctcctccgccgtcgtctcttcaatgacgtcatcgtcgtcgcgtgcctccaagtagcgtgggagcaggtcagcaaccaggtcgtcgtggagagcgtcggtcgggtcttcgatcggcgtaaacgcagcctcaaagtcGTCTGCAAGGGCATCaaccttcgcagctggttcgcagacagcctgaccataccagcagtggagggatacgttgcgtgcggcgtaggaaatgcttcgtcgtctgccaggccatGCCGTCGTAAatacagagggtggcgaccttgttatcccagtcgcgattgcgatggttgtcaatggcgacccggatatcCCGCCGCATCCTGATGAGGAGGCGCATGGtatcggcatttcttgtccgctgccactcccggtagacccggttcttctcagtgatggccgcaaggatgtccggcggcagctggcgggagtagtcaggcggagttcgaggtcgggatggcgttgctatgttggcagcgtcgatcgtggttgccgcaaagtgcagaagtgctgcgtccgcaccAGCTgccgcagggggcggcgcggcggcgagtgagtccgtcacggctgtttgaaacctgccccagtcgatgccagcaagtgagatgcctcgcctgggctgttgcagggcgtctaagtcgatatcgaaaaccactgcgacatgatcagaagacagagccgtcctcgtcgtggcggtgatctgatgagggatgcccttgacgactgcgatgtcgatgatatccgggaggccacgggcagggaagattgtcggatcgtacagccccaccacaagcgcatgttGGCGTTCTGCTACCTGGAGCAGGCAGCGggcagcggcattggtgatcctggagttccaggagacatgtttactattgaagaccccggcgacgaacacctgccccctcaaggagagcagagcatcaatGTCAGCAgagtccagtggacgagacggcatccgataggcagcgacgaacgtgatggcgcccgccgaggtgtgaacgacgacaacagtggcctccagggttgccagtggtggaagttgtatcacgtgatgacgaatgccattgcagacgttaacggctgtcccaccacccgccgtcagtcgatcggtgcgatagctggagtagttggccgccctgatgTCGACCCCaagcttcaggtgggtttcgttgataaggcagacgtcgacggcttcatctcgaagaaattggcgaagttcaccagcttgagtgcggacgctgTTGGTATtacacgcgacgaccgtgagccttctaacgctgcccatggtgcagctgctgagtgttgacagcggtcggggccggagaggccagcggcactgcagcggtgagttgctgtgACAGGGCTTCAATcaatttcgtagcactggtcaccaaggcagtgagctgcgcgacgaggttggccaggtcagcggtggaggcagccggcgcggccccgtcgctggaagggagaggcgtggctgactcgcttggagagtccacctggggccgCTCGACTGACGTTGCTGAGCTCTGGGTACCCAcagggcgctgacccccgcgcaggcGATTGGTGGGGCGCGGTCTGGCCGACGGCCCGGGaaaggcagtacccgggtccgccactagcagctgtggtggaggcgcaggagcctcaggtatcggcacggcatcggacgcggcaggagcaggagcagccgacgcagccgggacggcggaaGGCGCCCCTGACGTTTCCGCCGCAAAAGAGACGCCAGGCCGTCTCGTTTCTGGCTTGTTCGGatgtggcgctggtgtttggccacatTGGCGAGCGATGGCACTCTTCCatacctcacacccacgatagctggccacgtgagcaccgccacagagtgcacaagtcggcttctcagtgcgcggacgggggcacgcacttcctgcgtgggcgccggcgcatttaacacatctgtctggcatagagcagtggcgcgcgacgtgattgatcccctgccAGCGAAAGCACcgcacagggcctctcctggagcgaagatcttcggtctgaaccggaacgtcggcgacccgcgtcaattggtatagtttgcggttctccacggtgtcggagcagacgaccaggaagagcggcatatcatcgcgcgatttgggcgacttcatcttcacgactgcccgtatgtagaagcccaggtcagcgagttcacgatgcaggtgatcggcttccatgttgaatgggaggtcccggatgacaatcttcgagactgggtatagaacgggatacgacgctcagacgcctcctgagtgacccggcgacagtcgtcagcagttcggagtatgaccctgtacaggtctcgtccggcaggcttcacagtatacactgccgttgtccagctgcgcaacaacttctgcagttccccatagggcggccgaaactggaggaccaccggcgggagatgggagtctttctttggcgcaggatcgcgcggcagctggtccggcgcgtcagcgagtgCGTCGAATgaattggcgacggcagttggaagcgtcgtcgatgactgcatgtgtcttgcagtgcgccgggccgggacaaaaccatcagcgtcaggggcgaaatcttgcttggccctcttctcgatcggcgagctgcgaacagcggacgtcgcggctgttgccctcctcttctgtttcccacttcgtccgcgtggctgaggggcggtggagctctcatcctCAGAATCAGGGAGCGGAACAGACAGCGCTGTCTTAAAAGTTTCCGGAACTGTGTCcaccaaatccatagccatagtactggtcgtcataagtggggggccagatggggccgccgacggcacaagcgcggccggacggcgatctgccacacccttcgcgtcgctaacaagcgcaggtacgtccttctcgcggctgcacatctcagcgactcgtccttggtccttgggtcgatcgagtccagtatttatgcctgcgaGGAAATGGGCGTtctctaatcggtccgcgccgagtcgagtgttccatctgttgtccgcacccgccagactcggcttcaacggacccctccagtcgcggatgctccgactgccgtcggcgccggttttggccgtcctcaacggttttggttgtcatttgaggtgtgtcagacccaatctgagatgttaggtactcttctcatgactgttactacggtttccacatcTGTTGCGTGCTGGGCACTCCCTAaacggtccgcgccgcgtcgtgtgttccatctgaggtccgcgcccgccagacgtggctacattgtccctctctggtcgcgggtgttccctccgccgtccgcgcccggcctggcaatcttctgaagtcgagttcatgacccggggtgtgtcagatctggtctctaatgtccaacaccttgtctcacggctgttccctcggtctccacttgtatttcttgctgaatcctggagtgtcctgcgttgagttttcacaagctcaagcgcaggattccaggcagtgctgatttggtatcccgagtcacagttgattagattgtctgtgaccttaatctcaatggcttctttaatgacactgtcccaaaatcttgaggtctgtgtcacaatcttggtgtcattgtaatccattgaatgaccaagttccagacaatgctctgctgtggctgatttagttgcctgcctgagtctggtatgtctctggtgttctttacacctgatgtccacagttctggtggtatggccaatgtatgacatcccacactggcatggtatgttgtaaatacctggcttgcgtagccccaggtcatcttttacagtccccagcatagccccaatttctgtgggtgggcaaaatatgctcttgatgtcatatttctggaggatcctgctgatcttggtagagataggtccggcatatggcaagtatgccatcttctttg
This window encodes:
- the LOC126267594 gene encoding uncharacterized protein LOC126267594 yields the protein MCSREKDVPALVSDAKGVADRRPAALVPSAAPSGPPLMTTSTMAMDLVDTVPETFKTALSVPLPDSEDESSTAPQPRGRSGKQKRRATAATSAVRSSPIEKRAKQDFAPDADGFVPARRTARHMQSSTTLPTAVANSFDALADAPDQLPRDPAPKKDSHLPPVVLQFRPPYGELQKLLRSWTTAVYTVKPAGRDLYRVILRTADDCRRVTQEASERRSACPRPRTEKPTCALCGGAHVASYRGCEVWKSAIARQCGQTPAPHPNKPETRRPGVSFAAETSGAPSAVPAASAAPAPAASDAVPIPEAPAPPPQLLVADPGTAFPGPSARPRPTNRLRGGQRPVGTQSSATSVERPQVDSPSESATPLPSSDGAAPAASTADLANLVAQLTALVTSATKLIEALSQQLTAAVPLASPAPTAVNTQQLHHGQR